The DNA sequence GCGCCGCCACCGTGCAGGAGTATCCACCGGGCTACGTCGTCGACTCGGCGCTGCCGATCGATACGCTGCTCGCCCGCTTCCGCGCCACGCTGCCCGACACGCCGTCCACGCTGGTCGGCGGTGAAGTCTCGCCGGAGCGCCTCACGCGCGCGCTCCTCGGCGCCATCTCCGCACAGGACACCGCGACGATCCGTCGCCTCGTGCTCAACCGCAGCGAGTTCGGCTGGCTCTACTATCCGCACACCCGTTACACGCGCCGCCCCTATGAGCTCGGGCCGGACCTGCTCTGGATCCAGGTGAACGAGAACAGCGAGAAGGGCATCGTTCGCCTGCTGCGCCGCTACGGCGGCTCGCGCCTGCGCTTCGAGGCGCTGGCCTGCCCGGACAGCGCGACCGTCGAGGGACCGAACACGATCACGGGCCCCTGCACCGTGACCTTCGCCGCGGCGGACTCGGCGGCGCGCACGCTCCAGATCTTCGGCTCGATCATCGCGCGCGACGGGCGCCACAAGTTCGTCAGCTACGCCAACGAGCTCTGACATGGACCCCCGACCGCCGCGTCGCAACGTCGGACTGCTGCAGGGCGCCGCCCTGCTCTGGCTGGGGCTGCTCGTGGGCTTCGCGGTCGGCATCGAGTACATCCGCTCGCGACCCGTGCCGCCGACGCCGTCGGGCGGCATCGACCTCGTCGGCGCGGGTGCCACCTTCCCGTATCCGCTGTATCGCCGCTGGTTCGCCGACTACGGCCGCGAGACGGGCGTGCGCATCAACTACTTCTCGGTGGGCAGTGCCGAAGGCATCCGCATGCTCCTCGACGGCAACGCGGACTTCGGCGCCTCTGACCGCCCGCTCACGGCGGACGAACGCGCGCGGGCGCGCTGCGGCCCCGTCGAGATCCCCATGGTGCTCGGGGCGGTCGCGGTGGCGTATCGCCTGAGCGACCTGACGACGCCGCTGCGTCTCGACGCGGACGTCCTCTCGGACATCCTCGCCGGCCGCATCCGCCGTTGGGACGACGCGGCGCTGCGGGCGCTGAATCCCGGCGTCGCCCTGCCCCCGCTGCCGATCACGGTTGTGCGCCGGGCCCGCATCACCGGGACCAGCGCCATGTTCGCGCGGTATCTCGCCTCGAGCGCGCGGGCGTCGGGCGACGCCGCGCTGACCGCGGCCGGCGCCCAGGTCGAGGGCAATGAAGGCGTGACGGCGGCGATCAGCGCGCAGCCGGGCGCGCTTGGCATCGTCGAGTACACCTACGCGATGCAGGCGAACCTCGACGTCGCGGCGCTCCGCAACGTCGCCGGCGCCTTCGTGCTACCGAGCCCGGCGTCCATCGCCGCGGCGGCCCGTGAGCGACTCGATGCGTCGAGCATCGACACCACACTCGGTGTCATCGGCGCGCGGGATGCCGTGGCCTATCCGGTGGTCGGCGTCACCCGCATCGTGGCCGATGCGGCGCTTGGCGACACGGCGCGTGCCGCGCACTTCCTGGCCTTCGCCCGCTGGGCCCTCGGCGATGGCGCCGCGGTCGCGGCGGAAGTAGGCTATGCAGCGTTGCCCGACGCGATCGCCGACGCCCAGCGCCGACGACTCGCCGCCCTGCGGCCCGGCCGCTGCCCCTCGCCCCGCACGCCGTGACGCACCCGAAGCCGAGCGAGAGTCCGTACCGCAGCGCGCGCGACGAGCGCGAGCAGCGCATCGCGGCCATCGACATCGGTTCCAACTCCATCCGGCAGATCGTCGCGGATGTGTTTCCCGACGGCACCATCCGCGTCGTCGATGAAATGAAGGCCGCGCCGCGCCTCGGTGCCGGCCTCGACGAACTCGGGCGCCTCGACGATGGCCATATGGCCGAAGCCATCGAGGCGCTGACGCGCATGGGCACCTTGGCGCGCCAGCTCGGCGCCAAGCGGATCGAGGCGGTGGCCACCAGCGCCGTGCGCGACGCCGCCAACGGCCAGGGATTCCTGACCCGCGTACGCCGCGAGACCGGACTCAAGGTCCGTCTGCTGCACGGCGAGGAAGAGGCGCGGCTCGCCTTCCGCTCGGCGCTGGCGCACTTCGAGCTCGGCGCCGGCCGCTCGGTCGTGATGGACATCGGCGGCGGCTCTCTGGAGTTGGCGCTCGCGGCTGAAGGCTTGGTCGAGCGGCTGATGACCTTCCCCTTCGGCGCGATCCGCATGACGGAGCAGTTCCTCGCGGGCGGCAACGGCCCGAAGGGCGTGAAGAAGCTCCGGAAGCACGTGCGGCAGGCGATCCGCAAGGCACTGCCGCTGCGCGACTGGCGTGGCGCCGAGGTCATCGGCTCGGGCGGGACGTTCACCAACCTCGCCGGCATGTTCCTCGCACGGCAGGGCATCCGCGTGCGCAGCGTGCACGGCACGCGCATCCCGCGGCACGAGGTGGAACACATCCTCGAGCAGCTCGCGGCGATGACGCCGGAGGAGCGGCTCGCGGTCGAAGGCTTGAACCCCGGTCGCGCCGACATCATCGTGGCCGGCCTCGCGGTGGCGGCGGAAGTCCTGGCGCGCGTCGAACCGCGCGAGCTCGCGGCCAGCGGCTATGGCATCCGCGAGGGACTGCTGCTCGAGACGGCGCGCGTGAAAGCCGTGATCGCCGATCCGGGCGAGGCCCGCGAGCGCTCCGTGATGGCCTTCGCCGAACGCTGCCACTACGAGGCGCCGCATTCGCAGCAGGTGCGGACCTTGGCCCTGCAGCTCTTCGATGCGTTGGGCACGCGCCTCGGCTGCGACCCGGCGGACCGACAGACGCTCTCCGATGCGGCGCTGCTGCACGACGTGGGCTACCACATCAACTATCAGGGCCACCACAAGCACTCGTTCCACTTGATCCAGCACGCCGACCTGCTCGGCATTCCGCCTGACGAGCAGATCGTGATCGCGCACGTGGCGCGCTACCACCGCGGCAGCGAGCCCAAGCGCAAGCACGAGGAGTTCTGTTCGCTGGACCGCGAGACGCGCGAGCGCATCCGACGCCTCAGCGCCATCCTGCGCGTGGCCGACGGCCTGGACCGCGGTCACGTGCGCGCCGTGGAGCGCGTGAAGGTGCGCTGGCTCGAGCGCGCGATCCGCGTGACGCCGGTCCCGCGGCGCGCCAACGCGCCGCTGCGGCTCGAGCTCTGGGGCGCGAGCCGCAAGAGCGGCCTCCTGGCGGATGTCGCGGGCCTGCCGGTGGAGATCGTCGGGCCGGACGGCACGGTGTACGTGCCGGACGACGCCGACAGCGCCTGACTAGATCCCGAACTCGAAGGACGTGCGGGCCGTCCAGCCGCCGCGCGTCGCACCGGTCACGCCATTGCGGTAGTCGTCGCGGATGGCTTCCGCCTGCCACTTCACGCGGTGCCCATGGAAGTACCGCGTGAACACCAGGGACTGCTGGCGTTGGCGCTCGAACTGTGCCCGCACATCGGCGTGGGGATCCACCGTGCTCCAGCGCGCGCCGATCTCCACCCCGCGCGGGAAGTAGTACGACGCCTGCACGTTCGTCCCGCTGCCCGTCAGGACGGCCCGCGTCGAGGCTCCGGACGTCGTGATCGGATTGGCCGCCCGGCGCTGTCCGAACTCCATCGCCGTCGCGAATCCGCGGTATTTGAACAGCAGGTCGGCGAGCAGGACGTCCATGTCCCGCGGCGCGTAGAGAAAGCGCCCGAGTTGTCCACCGGCACGCTCGGCCTGGTCGTTGTGGTTGAGCGTCACGCCCAGCGCCAGGCGCGGCGCCGGTTCGCGCAGGAGGTCGCCCTCGAAGTTGTCGCCGCCGCCCGTGAATGCGCCCAGCGGATGCACCTCGACACGCCCCGTGTAGGAGAGACCAGGATTCCCCGTTTGGACGGACCGTCCCTCGCCGCTCGTGACGGCGGCGCTGAGGATGACGGGCCGGGTGCTGCGTCCGCGCGTGTATGTCGTCCACAGCCCCATGTCACGGTCGATGGTGAAGGCGCCGTTGACGATGGAGCGGTCCGGAAACTGCTGCTCGCCGGAGGAGATCACGCGCTGCCGGTTGCCTGGCAGCTTCGTCTGCCCGCCCATGATCACGAGCTGCGGGGTGGCCTGAAAGCTCACCGTCGCGTCACGCAACACGTTCGGGAAGCCTGAGTTCTCGAAGTCCATGTCGCCGCGCGAGAACGACAGCTGCACGTTGACCTTGAAGCGCGGATCCCAGACCACGCTCTCGAAGCGGAAGCGCGCGCGGCGGATCGCCATCGTCGCGCTGCTCAGCCCCTCGGCCCCGTCGTCCCGGGAGAACACCGCCCACTGCTGGATGCGGAACCGCAACGCGAGGTAGCTGAAGCCGTCGCTGCCGGAGAAGACGAGGCCCTTGGAGGTGAAGTCGAGCGGGCGGCGGGCGGCGGAATCGCGCGGGGCGGTGGTCTGGGCCGCCGCGATCGCCGGGAGGACACACAGGGCGACGGCAGCGGACCGGACGATGGACAGGTTCATGTCGCGAAACCTGTCGTGACCTGTTCGTTGCGTAAAGCCTCGTGACGCGCTCAGCCCGCGAACGCCCGAAACTCCGCCGTCGAACTGGGGGGCCGTCCCGGCGCGCCGCCCTCGCGCCGCAATGCCGAGGTCTCGAACACGAAGGCCCCGCTCTCGCGACTGCCGCCCCAGCTGTCGCGGAGGAGCATCCGGTGCGTGGCGCGTTCGCCGCGACCGGGCTCCGGGTGCCGCTGCACGTAGGTGCCGTCGGGCTGCAGGTCCCAGGCCTGCCGGTTGTCGGCGAGGCAGACCTCGAGCACCGACTGCAGGCGCTTCTTGAACAGCGCATGCTCCACGGGCGTCACGACCTCGACTCGGCGATCGAGGTTGCGGGGCATCCAGTCGGCCGATCCGAAGTAGTACTCCGGCGCGCCGTCATTGCCGAACATCCAGATGCGCGAGTGTTCGAGGAAGCGCCCGATGATGCTGATGACGCGGATGCGCTCGGAGAGCCCGACCACGCCGGGCCGCAGGCAGCAGATGCCCCGGATGATGAGGTCGATCTCGACGCCCGCTTGCGAGGCCTCGTATAGGGCCTCGATGATCTGCGAGTCGACGAGGGCGTTCATCTTGGCGATGATGCGCCCCCCGCGCCCGGCCCGCCCGTGCGCCGTCTCGCGGGTGATGAGGTCCATGATGCGGCCGCGCATGTTCACCGGCGCGACGATCAGGCGCCGATACTCGCGCTGGCGCGAGTATCCGGTGAGCGAGTTGAAGAGCTCGCTGATGTCGGCCCCGATGGCTTCGTCGCAGGTGATCAGCCCGAGGTCGGTGTAGATGCGGGCCGTGCGCGTGTTGTAGTTGCCGGTCCCGATGTGCACGTAGCGGCGGATGCCATCCGCCTCCTTGCGCACGACCAGCGCCGTCTTGGTGTGCGTCTTGAGACCCGGCAGGCCGTAGACCACGTGCACGCCGAACGATTCCAGCGTGCGCGCCCAGGCGATGTTGTTGATCTCGTCGAAGCGCGCCTGCAGCTCGACCAGCACGGCGACCTGCTTGCCGCGCTGCGCCGCCTCGGTGAGCGCCTGCACGATGGCGCCGTCGCCGGAGGTGCGGTACAGCGTCATCTTGATGGCCAGCACGTGCTCGTCGCGCGCCGCGCTCTCGATGAAGGTCTCGACCGAGGCCCCGAACGAGTCGAACGGGTGATGGACGAGGATCTCCTGCTCACGCACCACGTCGAAGATCGAGCGCGTCGTGTCGCGCAGCTCCGGCGGCACGGCCGGGATCAGCGGCGGCTCGCGGTGTTCGGGGAAGTCCAGCGACGACAGCGGCATCAGGTCCGAAAGGTCGAGCATCGGCCCCGGGATGTGCAGCTCGCGCGAAGTGAGCGGCGCCATCTCCGGCGCCTCGCTGCCGCGGATCTCGTCGAGCAGCAGCTCCTGCAGGTGCGCCGGCGTCCCCTCCTCCACTTCGAGGCGCACCACTTCACCGAAGCGACGCTGGAAGAGCTGCTCCTCGATCGTCGCCAGCAGGTCTTCCGGCTCCTCGGTGTGCGAGATCTCGAGGTCCGAGTAGCGCGTGATGCGGAAGGTCCAGGCGCCGAGGATCTCCATCCCGGGGAACAGCGTGTCGAGCCGCGCCGCGATCAACCGCTCCAGCGCCACGAAACTGTTGGGCCGGCCGGTCGGCACCCAGCGCGGCAGCGACTTCGGCACCTTCACGCGGGCGAAGCGGATGTCGCCCTTCTCCGGATCTCGCAACTCCACCGCCAGCGACAGCGACAGGTTGGAGATGTACGGGAACGGATGGCCGGGATCCACCGCCAGCGGCGTCAGCACCGGGAAGACGGTGTCCTCGTAGTACGTGCCGATCGCGGCGCGTTCGTCGTCCTCGAGCGTCCGGGGATCGAGCACCCGCACGCCGACGTCCGCGAGCGCGGGCAGCAGCGTCCCGTGCAAGAGCGAACGGGCCCGCGCGTCGAGCTCGCGGACCCGCAGGTCGATCAGGTCAAGCTGTTCCGCCGGCGTCAGCCCGTCGGACGGCGTCTGGAGCACGCCGGCCGACAGCTGCCGCCGGAGGCCCGCCACGCGCACCATGAAGAACTCGTCGAGGTTCGAGCCGTAGATGGACAGGAACTTCACGCGCTCCAGCAGCGGCGTGCGCTCGTCCTCGGCCTCGTGCAGCACCCGCGCGTTGAACTCGAGCCACGACAGCTCGCGGTTCAGGAACGCCGGGTTCTTCGAGGCCAGCGGGATCATCGGCTCAGCCGCGGAACGCGGCGACGAGCAGGTACGAAATCGCCGCGACCGCCGCCGAGGCGGGGATCGTGATGATCCAGGCCCAGATCATGCGGCTGGCCACGCCCCAGCGCACCGCCGAGAGGCGCTGCGTCGCGCCCACGCCGACGATGGCGCCCGAGATCGTGTGCGTCGTCGACACCGGGATGCCGAGGAACGTCGCAAGGAAGATTGCCGACGCGCCACCCGTCTCGGCGCAGAACCCGCCGATGGGCCGCAGCTTCGTGACGCGCGAGCCCAGCGTGTGCACGATGCGCCAACCGCCCATCAGCGTGCCCATCGCGATGGCGAAGTGCGCGCCGAGCTTGATCCAGAACGGGATCTCGTCGCCCGACGAGATGTAGAAGTGCCGGAGGAAGCCGGTCTCGTCGACGAAGTACATCTGCCCCGCGACGAGCAGCGACACGATGATGCCCATGGTCTTCTGGGCGTCGTTGGCGCCGTGCGACAGCGAGAACAGGGCCGAACTGGTGATCTGCATGCCGCGGAACAGCGGCTCCATCTTGGCCGGCCGCTGGTTGCGGAAGAGCCACATCGTGCCGACCATCAGCGCCCAGCCCGCCGCCATGCCGACCAGCGGCGAGA is a window from the Pseudogemmatithrix spongiicola genome containing:
- a CDS encoding porin; this translates as MNLSIVRSAAVALCVLPAIAAAQTTAPRDSAARRPLDFTSKGLVFSGSDGFSYLALRFRIQQWAVFSRDDGAEGLSSATMAIRRARFRFESVVWDPRFKVNVQLSFSRGDMDFENSGFPNVLRDATVSFQATPQLVIMGGQTKLPGNRQRVISSGEQQFPDRSIVNGAFTIDRDMGLWTTYTRGRSTRPVILSAAVTSGEGRSVQTGNPGLSYTGRVEVHPLGAFTGGGDNFEGDLLREPAPRLALGVTLNHNDQAERAGGQLGRFLYAPRDMDVLLADLLFKYRGFATAMEFGQRRAANPITTSGASTRAVLTGSGTNVQASYYFPRGVEIGARWSTVDPHADVRAQFERQRQQSLVFTRYFHGHRVKWQAEAIRDDYRNGVTGATRGGWTARTSFEFGI
- a CDS encoding Ppx/GppA phosphatase family protein yields the protein MTHPKPSESPYRSARDEREQRIAAIDIGSNSIRQIVADVFPDGTIRVVDEMKAAPRLGAGLDELGRLDDGHMAEAIEALTRMGTLARQLGAKRIEAVATSAVRDAANGQGFLTRVRRETGLKVRLLHGEEEARLAFRSALAHFELGAGRSVVMDIGGGSLELALAAEGLVERLMTFPFGAIRMTEQFLAGGNGPKGVKKLRKHVRQAIRKALPLRDWRGAEVIGSGGTFTNLAGMFLARQGIRVRSVHGTRIPRHEVEHILEQLAAMTPEERLAVEGLNPGRADIIVAGLAVAAEVLARVEPRELAASGYGIREGLLLETARVKAVIADPGEARERSVMAFAERCHYEAPHSQQVRTLALQLFDALGTRLGCDPADRQTLSDAALLHDVGYHINYQGHHKHSFHLIQHADLLGIPPDEQIVIAHVARYHRGSEPKRKHEEFCSLDRETRERIRRLSAILRVADGLDRGHVRAVERVKVRWLERAIRVTPVPRRANAPLRLELWGASRKSGLLADVAGLPVEIVGPDGTVYVPDDADSA
- a CDS encoding inorganic phosphate transporter codes for the protein MVWYILVIVLVAFIFDYINGFHDSANSIATIVGTRVLSPFTAVVWAATFNFLALFLFDTKVAKTIGKGMIDLAVVNPDVILAGLLGAITWNLITWWYGIPSSSSHALIGGYAGAAITKAGFPAIIASGWTKTIIFIVVSPLVGMAAGWALMVGTMWLFRNQRPAKMEPLFRGMQITSSALFSLSHGANDAQKTMGIIVSLLVAGQMYFVDETGFLRHFYISSGDEIPFWIKLGAHFAIAMGTLMGGWRIVHTLGSRVTKLRPIGGFCAETGGASAIFLATFLGIPVSTTHTISGAIVGVGATQRLSAVRWGVASRMIWAWIITIPASAAVAAISYLLVAAFRG
- the ppk1 gene encoding polyphosphate kinase 1, translated to MIPLASKNPAFLNRELSWLEFNARVLHEAEDERTPLLERVKFLSIYGSNLDEFFMVRVAGLRRQLSAGVLQTPSDGLTPAEQLDLIDLRVRELDARARSLLHGTLLPALADVGVRVLDPRTLEDDERAAIGTYYEDTVFPVLTPLAVDPGHPFPYISNLSLSLAVELRDPEKGDIRFARVKVPKSLPRWVPTGRPNSFVALERLIAARLDTLFPGMEILGAWTFRITRYSDLEISHTEEPEDLLATIEEQLFQRRFGEVVRLEVEEGTPAHLQELLLDEIRGSEAPEMAPLTSRELHIPGPMLDLSDLMPLSSLDFPEHREPPLIPAVPPELRDTTRSIFDVVREQEILVHHPFDSFGASVETFIESAARDEHVLAIKMTLYRTSGDGAIVQALTEAAQRGKQVAVLVELQARFDEINNIAWARTLESFGVHVVYGLPGLKTHTKTALVVRKEADGIRRYVHIGTGNYNTRTARIYTDLGLITCDEAIGADISELFNSLTGYSRQREYRRLIVAPVNMRGRIMDLITRETAHGRAGRGGRIIAKMNALVDSQIIEALYEASQAGVEIDLIIRGICCLRPGVVGLSERIRVISIIGRFLEHSRIWMFGNDGAPEYYFGSADWMPRNLDRRVEVVTPVEHALFKKRLQSVLEVCLADNRQAWDLQPDGTYVQRHPEPGRGERATHRMLLRDSWGGSRESGAFVFETSALRREGGAPGRPPSSTAEFRAFAG
- the pstS gene encoding phosphate ABC transporter substrate-binding protein PstS, which gives rise to MDPRPPRRNVGLLQGAALLWLGLLVGFAVGIEYIRSRPVPPTPSGGIDLVGAGATFPYPLYRRWFADYGRETGVRINYFSVGSAEGIRMLLDGNADFGASDRPLTADERARARCGPVEIPMVLGAVAVAYRLSDLTTPLRLDADVLSDILAGRIRRWDDAALRALNPGVALPPLPITVVRRARITGTSAMFARYLASSARASGDAALTAAGAQVEGNEGVTAAISAQPGALGIVEYTYAMQANLDVAALRNVAGAFVLPSPASIAAAARERLDASSIDTTLGVIGARDAVAYPVVGVTRIVADAALGDTARAAHFLAFARWALGDGAAVAAEVGYAALPDAIADAQRRRLAALRPGRCPSPRTP